In Haloterrigena turkmenica DSM 5511, a single genomic region encodes these proteins:
- a CDS encoding ribosome biogenesis/translation initiation ATPase RLI codes for MADDSIAVVDLDRCQPDRCSYECKNYCPPNRTGKECITLRGEEADEGQPDQVHISEEICLGETCGICVEKCPFDAIEIINLPEELQDDPAHRYGENAFSLYGLPAPQEGQVTGILGPNGIGKTTAVRILAGELEPNLGRHEEEVDWDDVLEAYRGTELQDYIADVRDGDVTIARKPQYVDQIPNSFDGNTRELLEQTDERGALDDLVERLSIGPVMEQSIDDLSGGELQRVAIAATLARDTDFYFLDEITPYLDIGQRVTAARLIRELAEEEDKSMLVIEHDLAILDLLADTLHVAYGEPGAYGVITAPKSVRNGINEYLSGYLDNENMRIRPNPIEFEEHAPRTASHSDTLVEYPDLTKSYGDGEFSLEVEGGEIRENEVLGIVGPNGIGKSTFAKLLTGNLEPDEGDADLDLDISYKPQYVTIDQHMRVDAFLSSITDQFGSSYWNTEIAQPLQLERIMEQNLSDLSGGERQRVAIAACLSESADLYLLDEPSAHLDVEQRVQATKAIRRYAEQQDATVMVIDHDIYMIDLLADRLMVFDGEPAVQGRAGQPQPMRDGMNEFLANLEVTFRRDERTSRPRINKPESQLDRQQKQDGEYYYAP; via the coding sequence ATGGCCGACGACAGCATCGCCGTCGTAGACCTCGATCGGTGCCAACCCGACCGCTGTAGCTACGAGTGCAAGAACTACTGTCCGCCCAACCGCACGGGCAAGGAGTGTATCACTCTCCGCGGGGAGGAGGCCGACGAGGGTCAACCCGACCAGGTCCACATCTCCGAAGAGATCTGTCTGGGCGAGACCTGCGGGATCTGCGTCGAGAAGTGTCCGTTCGACGCTATCGAGATCATCAACCTGCCGGAGGAACTGCAGGACGACCCCGCCCACCGCTACGGCGAAAACGCCTTCTCGCTGTACGGACTCCCCGCGCCCCAGGAGGGGCAGGTGACGGGTATTCTGGGTCCGAACGGGATCGGGAAGACCACCGCCGTTCGCATCCTCGCCGGCGAACTCGAGCCCAACCTCGGCCGCCACGAGGAGGAAGTCGACTGGGACGACGTCCTCGAGGCCTACCGCGGGACGGAACTGCAGGACTACATCGCCGACGTGCGCGACGGCGACGTCACGATCGCGCGCAAGCCACAGTACGTCGACCAGATTCCGAACAGCTTCGACGGCAACACCCGCGAGTTGCTCGAGCAGACCGACGAGCGCGGTGCCCTCGACGACCTGGTCGAGCGGCTCTCGATCGGGCCAGTCATGGAGCAGTCGATCGACGACCTCTCGGGCGGCGAACTTCAGCGGGTCGCCATCGCGGCCACGCTGGCCCGGGACACGGATTTCTACTTCTTAGACGAGATCACGCCCTACCTCGACATTGGCCAGCGCGTGACCGCGGCGCGGCTGATTCGGGAACTCGCCGAGGAGGAGGACAAGTCGATGCTCGTCATCGAACACGACCTCGCGATCCTGGATCTGCTCGCCGATACGCTGCACGTCGCCTACGGTGAGCCCGGCGCCTACGGTGTCATCACCGCGCCGAAATCCGTCCGCAACGGGATCAACGAGTACCTCTCGGGCTACCTCGACAACGAGAACATGCGGATCCGGCCGAATCCCATCGAGTTCGAAGAGCACGCCCCTCGGACCGCGAGCCACTCCGACACCCTCGTCGAGTACCCCGACCTCACCAAGAGCTACGGCGACGGGGAGTTCTCCCTCGAGGTCGAGGGCGGCGAGATCCGAGAGAACGAGGTGCTCGGCATCGTCGGTCCGAACGGGATCGGGAAGTCGACGTTCGCGAAGCTCCTGACGGGCAATCTCGAACCGGACGAGGGCGACGCGGACCTCGATCTGGACATCTCGTACAAACCCCAGTACGTCACGATCGACCAGCACATGCGGGTCGACGCGTTCCTCTCGTCGATCACTGACCAGTTCGGCTCCTCGTACTGGAACACCGAGATCGCTCAGCCGCTCCAACTCGAGCGGATCATGGAGCAGAACCTCTCGGACCTCTCGGGCGGCGAGCGCCAGCGGGTGGCCATCGCGGCCTGCCTCTCCGAATCGGCCGATCTCTACCTGCTCGACGAACCCTCGGCTCACCTCGACGTCGAACAGCGCGTCCAGGCGACCAAGGCGATCCGACGCTACGCCGAACAGCAGGACGCGACGGTCATGGTCATCGACCACGACATCTACATGATCGACCTGCTGGCCGACCGGCTGATGGTCTTCGACGGTGAACCCGCCGTCCAGGGCCGCGCTGGCCAGCCCCAGCCGATGCGCGACGGGATGAACGAGTTCCTCGCGAACCTCGAGGTCACGTTCCGCCGCGACGAGCGGACCTCGCGACCGCGGATCAACAAGCCCGAGTCGCAACTCGACAGACAGCAGAAACAGGACGGCGAGTACTACTACGCGCCCTAA
- a CDS encoding EMC6-like membrane protein, with translation MSTESISDRREHIRSISVTALAALLGVAAAFGSMALVGDVSSADAAANDTRTLMLVAGAILAQFVLYDFTSIYDDDEFGPKHYLFIVFMTFSLWFVTWGILLTTGAVA, from the coding sequence ATGTCGACCGAATCGATCAGTGACCGACGCGAGCACATCCGCTCGATCAGCGTGACCGCGCTGGCCGCGCTGTTGGGTGTCGCCGCGGCGTTCGGCTCGATGGCACTGGTGGGTGACGTGTCGTCGGCCGACGCGGCCGCGAACGACACGCGGACGCTCATGCTCGTCGCCGGTGCGATTCTCGCCCAGTTCGTGCTCTACGATTTCACGAGCATCTACGATGACGACGAGTTCGGACCGAAACACTACCTGTTCATCGTATTCATGACGTTCTCCCTGTGGTTCGTGACGTGGGGAATCTTGCTCACGACGGGGGCCGTCGCGTAA
- a CDS encoding DUF7344 domain-containing protein translates to MATQMGGDSDRGEIFDLLSNHRRRYAIHYCKREDEPVTLGDLAEHVAAWELDKEIEEITSAERKRVYTSLQQTHLPTLERAEMIEFDNRTIELTDEASELDVYLDVVPADSIPWGLYYLGLAAVGAIVMGGLWLEVVPTETVSELGWATLVFALFAVSAVVHVVQSRRMRLGEMERPP, encoded by the coding sequence ATGGCAACGCAGATGGGGGGCGATTCGGATCGGGGGGAAATCTTCGATCTTCTGAGCAACCATCGGCGGCGATACGCGATTCACTACTGCAAACGCGAGGACGAGCCGGTCACGCTGGGGGACCTCGCCGAACACGTCGCCGCCTGGGAACTCGACAAGGAGATCGAGGAGATCACTTCCGCCGAACGGAAACGGGTGTACACGTCGTTACAGCAGACGCATCTCCCGACGCTCGAGCGAGCCGAAATGATCGAGTTCGACAATCGAACGATCGAGCTCACCGACGAGGCCTCGGAGCTAGACGTCTATCTGGACGTCGTTCCGGCGGACTCGATTCCGTGGGGACTGTACTATCTGGGGCTCGCTGCGGTCGGAGCGATCGTGATGGGTGGGCTCTGGCTCGAGGTCGTGCCGACGGAGACGGTCTCTGAACTCGGCTGGGCGACGCTGGTGTTCGCGCTGTTTGCGGTTTCTGCGGTTGTCCACGTGGTACAGAGCCGACGGATGCGACTGGGTGAGATGGAGCGGCCACCGTAA
- a CDS encoding vWA domain-containing protein, producing MGWIGREDDVSLSERVDRGASPQLGIVLLFVMVFLGATTVYVVGMGAFDAAESQAYGEQSQRELRQFDSTISSLGVQDDTPAPVQFNNLDGELISDGQIEVTVSDGYVNDSRSIELETLVATDKGGNEFAYQAGGAWDVSGDRATAVSDPNLRYYYESTEDGQAGRVDIVPVTLTGTVGTGEHTVREIPNPDTDSFESLGEDIEVVSYTTVEVSGSSYHHGWYNFLKDEFDATDANNCEVSNSVDENIICHDESEETVTVVANVDGEEPLRELVDIEPTVRSGLYIDGETGTLKSSLSMNAYGNHSSDGDDSPGFLLANYDEFHLHNHADIEGVPVVNGELGSKGNPSISPIGYGVAVNGTPQGESESGKKLYRLDSENEGEGKGVEGTALATELSQPYTDVDPIDDKIDRLLTSYLSGKPSADGDVSTGMYSGEDGIDSTDSSDGNVNIGVDGSLDLSDVEITGNNRTNFYVDGNVELSDVEIQPDDRADSLWVYATSDSTITIEDDFQGVVYAPGADLEIKDDVTIDGAVIAGDAAEGGDDTLEIGDDVQINFDRSLRSATPLSEEDTDLLFEYSDTRPPVDVTFVLDRSGSMGPHNPTSWSAYEPDYEIDIGEEWEPIPTDEPFRNTHDWKSIQVRDDDGTIRTLEHRDFVHPDDWTEIRVHPYHQFGYIPGSIGIYPHPGNDPTNQRVEATRNVIDELDPSADRVGVYDFASSGRALHPLSDDLESAKESVVGTAYGGTNMAAGLEAALNDYATRGTDDRERIVILLSDGKNSNTANDERMDELADRSDDLDYTLHTVGLDALEHDSIPEDKLEGWATETGGNYYQTADPDELLDLFEEIVDEEIDLDMDTQMQLAVNYDTGSTANYAVHVSERTVEIDH from the coding sequence ATGGGTTGGATTGGTAGAGAGGATGATGTCTCTCTTTCCGAACGGGTCGATCGGGGGGCGAGTCCTCAGTTAGGGATTGTATTGTTGTTCGTAATGGTATTTCTCGGAGCAACGACCGTCTACGTCGTCGGAATGGGAGCGTTCGATGCCGCAGAATCCCAAGCGTACGGCGAACAGAGTCAGCGAGAACTCCGACAGTTCGATTCCACGATATCGTCGCTTGGAGTGCAGGACGATACTCCGGCGCCTGTCCAATTCAATAATTTAGACGGGGAACTGATTTCTGACGGTCAAATCGAGGTAACCGTCTCGGACGGATACGTGAACGATAGTCGCTCGATAGAGCTCGAGACGCTGGTTGCGACCGATAAAGGCGGTAACGAGTTCGCGTATCAAGCCGGTGGGGCTTGGGACGTTTCCGGCGACCGAGCGACCGCGGTTTCGGATCCGAATCTCCGATATTACTACGAATCGACCGAGGACGGGCAAGCCGGACGAGTCGATATCGTACCGGTCACGCTCACGGGAACCGTCGGCACGGGCGAGCATACGGTCCGGGAAATTCCGAATCCCGATACAGACTCGTTCGAATCGCTCGGGGAGGATATCGAGGTCGTCAGCTATACCACGGTCGAGGTTTCCGGGTCGTCTTACCATCACGGATGGTACAACTTTCTGAAAGACGAGTTCGACGCGACGGACGCCAACAACTGTGAGGTCTCCAACTCGGTCGACGAGAACATTATCTGCCACGACGAATCCGAGGAGACGGTCACGGTCGTCGCAAACGTCGATGGCGAGGAACCGCTTCGCGAACTCGTCGATATCGAACCGACGGTTCGCAGCGGACTCTATATCGACGGTGAAACGGGCACTCTCAAGTCGTCGCTTTCAATGAACGCGTACGGAAACCACAGTTCGGACGGTGACGACTCTCCCGGCTTCTTGCTCGCGAATTACGATGAATTCCATCTACACAACCACGCCGATATCGAAGGTGTCCCGGTCGTAAACGGTGAACTGGGTTCGAAAGGGAATCCGTCGATTTCACCGATCGGCTACGGAGTGGCCGTCAATGGGACCCCGCAGGGTGAATCGGAGAGCGGCAAGAAGCTTTATCGGTTGGATTCAGAGAACGAGGGAGAGGGTAAAGGCGTCGAAGGAACGGCACTCGCAACCGAACTCTCGCAACCGTACACAGACGTCGATCCGATCGACGACAAGATCGATCGCCTTCTGACGTCGTACCTCTCTGGCAAGCCGTCGGCCGATGGTGACGTTTCTACGGGCATGTACAGCGGGGAAGACGGTATCGATTCGACGGATTCCTCTGATGGAAACGTCAACATCGGTGTTGACGGCAGCCTCGACCTCTCGGACGTCGAGATCACCGGCAACAACCGGACGAATTTCTATGTCGACGGTAATGTCGAACTATCGGATGTCGAGATCCAACCCGACGACCGTGCGGACTCGCTGTGGGTGTACGCTACTAGCGATTCGACGATTACCATCGAGGACGACTTTCAGGGAGTCGTCTACGCACCGGGTGCTGACCTCGAAATCAAGGATGATGTGACCATCGACGGGGCCGTTATCGCCGGCGATGCGGCTGAAGGTGGCGACGACACGCTCGAGATCGGCGACGACGTTCAGATTAACTTTGATCGCTCGCTGCGGAGTGCAACACCGCTATCTGAGGAGGACACCGATCTGTTATTCGAGTACAGTGACACGCGGCCTCCGGTCGACGTAACGTTCGTTCTCGACCGATCGGGATCGATGGGCCCCCATAATCCAACGTCGTGGAGCGCGTACGAACCTGACTATGAGATCGATATCGGTGAGGAGTGGGAGCCAATCCCGACCGACGAACCGTTTAGAAATACGCATGACTGGAAGTCGATCCAAGTCAGAGACGACGACGGGACGATCAGAACGCTCGAGCACAGAGATTTTGTCCATCCCGATGATTGGACGGAAATTCGGGTCCATCCCTACCATCAGTTCGGATATATACCGGGCTCAATCGGTATCTACCCACATCCAGGAAACGATCCAACGAACCAGCGAGTCGAGGCGACCAGAAACGTTATCGACGAACTCGACCCCAGCGCCGATCGGGTCGGAGTCTACGATTTCGCCAGCAGTGGCCGAGCCCTTCATCCCCTTAGCGATGATCTCGAGTCGGCGAAAGAGAGCGTCGTCGGCACCGCATACGGTGGGACGAACATGGCCGCCGGGCTGGAAGCGGCACTCAACGATTACGCTACCCGCGGTACCGATGATCGCGAGCGAATCGTTATTCTCCTGAGCGACGGTAAGAACTCCAACACTGCCAACGACGAGCGGATGGACGAACTGGCCGATCGGTCGGATGACCTCGATTACACCCTTCACACCGTCGGTCTCGACGCGCTCGAGCACGACTCGATACCTGAAGACAAACTCGAGGGATGGGCGACTGAGACCGGCGGAAATTACTACCAGACCGCTGATCCCGACGAACTACTCGATCTCTTCGAGGAGATCGTTGACGAAGAGATCGACCTCGATATGGATACGCAGATGCAACTCGCCGTGAACTACGATACAGGGAGTACTGCGAACTATGCGGTGCACGTTTCCGAGCGGACTGTAGAAATCGACCATTGA
- a CDS encoding CARDB domain-containing protein produces the protein MLSISSPVVTVFIFILGLTLVIPTAALTLGGGQPVDERKHLHLAPSDGTNGQYAVIDDDKITLNLEALNDRAITTAGDVFTITIADNDVQRVWIENDIEGLEFYSGNDPTAEITESSPIEPSASDTISVGVAVDTHVAHAGTETFTVHVRYDDDEDDEDDEDNENETPESVSLESLTVTPTSLETGESVTIEGTYRNGNDTAKRHTAKLTVDGTVVDSQTIEIAGGETRTVTFERELQWPGSYDIGIDGAASERVTVTGPGIEISEASVTDAELTRGDRTTVSATVRNPTNEPVERTLELAVDGIVVDTRTVVVQSGTERTVTFERQFDVPGTYDLSISGVDAGSVTVSEPEPHPIRDRQLSAATTAALAPPLTMGALLLGVAANRRWAIVSKY, from the coding sequence ATGTTGTCTATCTCATCGCCGGTAGTTACTGTCTTTATTTTCATTTTAGGGCTCACACTTGTGATTCCGACAGCTGCACTCACACTTGGTGGAGGTCAACCAGTCGACGAGAGGAAACATCTCCATCTTGCGCCGAGCGATGGAACCAATGGACAGTACGCCGTCATTGATGACGACAAGATTACACTCAACCTCGAGGCCCTCAACGACCGCGCAATCACCACTGCTGGCGATGTCTTCACGATCACGATCGCCGATAATGACGTCCAGCGGGTCTGGATCGAGAACGACATCGAGGGCCTCGAGTTCTACTCCGGAAACGATCCGACGGCCGAAATCACCGAATCAAGCCCGATCGAGCCATCAGCAAGCGATACTATCAGCGTCGGCGTCGCGGTCGATACGCATGTCGCTCACGCGGGCACGGAGACGTTCACGGTACACGTCCGCTATGACGATGACGAGGACGATGAAGACGACGAGGATAACGAAAACGAGACGCCCGAGAGTGTCTCCCTCGAGTCCCTCACAGTCACTCCGACGAGCCTCGAGACCGGCGAGTCAGTGACGATCGAGGGGACCTACCGAAACGGGAACGACACGGCGAAACGGCACACCGCGAAGCTGACCGTCGACGGCACCGTCGTCGACAGTCAGACGATCGAGATCGCCGGCGGTGAGACCCGAACCGTCACCTTCGAGCGGGAGCTGCAGTGGCCGGGCAGCTACGACATCGGAATCGACGGCGCGGCGAGCGAACGGGTGACTGTCACGGGACCGGGCATCGAGATCAGCGAGGCGTCGGTCACCGACGCCGAACTCACGAGGGGCGATCGAACGACGGTCTCGGCGACCGTCAGGAACCCGACGAACGAGCCCGTCGAGCGAACGCTCGAGTTGGCGGTCGACGGGATCGTCGTCGATACCAGAACGGTCGTCGTCCAGTCGGGCACGGAGCGAACGGTGACGTTCGAGCGCCAGTTCGATGTCCCCGGAACGTACGACCTGTCGATCAGCGGCGTCGACGCCGGTTCGGTCACCGTCTCGGAACCGGAGCCACACCCGATCCGAGATCGACAGCTGTCGGCAGCGACGACGGCCGCGCTCGCGCCGCCGCTGACGATGGGGGCCCTGCTCCTCGGCGTCGCTGCGAACCGCCGCTGGGCGATCGTCTCGAAATACTGA
- a CDS encoding signal peptidase I: MTGTTLLKRTLGLGVALVVVLLLVGQLLGQPILLGYVATGSMEPAMDAGDGFVAVPSLVDSSVEQGDVVVFEARELHGGGLTTHRVVGETEEGYVTKGDANPFTDQDSGEPHVTDGQIVAKAWQVNGEVVTIPLLGTAIMGVQGVVESAYESVAPVVGLTTTGDSEGLGAALVAVGVALLGFGTVFERLGPARREIHRSRSRENVIAFWTALGLVLLVFVTFATAAMVVPAGTTEYELVSTDSPTDDPQVIAPGETTELTRTVDNAGYLPIVAVHEPGSNNVAIDPPTQTVGIRSSGETTVSLTAPDETGSYTRHVGEYRYLAVLPPAAIVWLHGLHPLAAIAAVNGVIVGLAVAIVLVVFGHNDLRVRSAGDHIPVSTRLERKLRKWLRE, from the coding sequence ATGACGGGGACGACGCTCCTGAAGCGAACGCTGGGGCTAGGGGTCGCCCTCGTCGTTGTCCTGTTGTTGGTCGGCCAACTCCTCGGGCAGCCGATCCTGCTCGGGTACGTCGCGACCGGTAGCATGGAGCCGGCGATGGACGCCGGCGACGGCTTCGTCGCGGTCCCCAGCCTCGTCGATAGCTCGGTCGAACAGGGAGACGTCGTCGTCTTCGAGGCCCGGGAACTCCACGGCGGTGGGCTGACGACCCACCGCGTGGTCGGCGAGACCGAGGAGGGGTACGTCACCAAGGGTGACGCCAACCCCTTTACCGACCAGGACAGCGGCGAGCCCCACGTCACGGACGGCCAGATCGTCGCGAAAGCCTGGCAGGTAAACGGCGAGGTCGTGACGATTCCCCTCCTCGGGACGGCGATCATGGGCGTACAGGGCGTCGTCGAGTCGGCCTACGAAAGCGTCGCTCCGGTGGTCGGACTGACGACGACCGGCGACTCGGAGGGGCTCGGGGCCGCCCTCGTCGCCGTCGGCGTCGCCCTGCTCGGGTTCGGGACGGTGTTCGAGCGACTCGGTCCGGCGCGACGCGAGATCCATCGATCACGCTCTCGAGAGAACGTGATCGCGTTCTGGACGGCGCTGGGACTGGTCTTGCTCGTGTTCGTTACCTTCGCGACCGCGGCGATGGTCGTCCCCGCGGGCACCACCGAGTACGAACTCGTGAGCACCGACTCGCCGACCGACGATCCGCAGGTGATCGCCCCCGGAGAGACGACCGAACTCACCCGCACGGTCGATAACGCGGGCTATCTCCCCATCGTGGCCGTCCACGAGCCCGGGAGCAACAACGTCGCAATCGACCCACCGACGCAGACCGTCGGGATCCGCTCGAGCGGGGAGACGACGGTCTCGCTGACCGCGCCCGACGAGACCGGGTCGTACACGCGACACGTCGGCGAGTACCGCTACCTCGCGGTGCTCCCGCCGGCGGCGATCGTCTGGCTACACGGCCTGCATCCGCTCGCCGCGATCGCCGCGGTCAACGGCGTCATCGTGGGTCTCGCCGTCGCGATCGTGCTCGTCGTCTTCGGGCACAACGATCTGCGCGTTCGCTCGGCGGGCGATCATATTCCGGTATCGACCCGCCTCGAGCGGAAGCTGCGCAAGTGGCTCCGAGAGTGA
- a CDS encoding DUF5305 domain-containing protein: protein MIDNPRLDLLLAKYGRSIVVVLVGIGVLAFLASGWAVATPSTSTSHQYADERVSSDVETSAVVVRNGTLWNEGDRLENSGVYMLNASPELTLRAETGLTNATAGTPVDDGTVSHELTLRFEATREGAAFWNETRTLVDESPAVENGVARSNATVDVESVRDRQRQLERELSGVGSVDVHLEFRATYETGAGQGVQETSTTLEVTDDAYWLSDSLSASDEQRYQTGTTETTESRNLGLIAGLSLLGTLSLAGAAVVARRSPIDEAAARRAVHEQRYAEWISRGSIPMWIGDYHVSLDTLEDVVDVAIDTNERVVHDTQRGLFAVVNDGVVYYYSDRGLWEETAWPEMDLDDGSAVVDADAPRSPEELELEGSDEFADPDDGFDDDADVWRKL from the coding sequence GTGATCGATAATCCGCGTCTCGACCTGTTGCTCGCCAAGTACGGGCGGTCGATCGTCGTCGTCCTCGTCGGGATCGGCGTCCTCGCCTTTCTCGCTTCCGGGTGGGCCGTCGCGACGCCGTCGACGTCGACGAGCCACCAGTACGCCGACGAACGCGTCTCGAGCGACGTCGAGACGAGCGCCGTCGTCGTCCGGAACGGAACGCTCTGGAACGAGGGCGATCGACTCGAGAACAGCGGCGTCTACATGCTGAACGCGTCGCCGGAGCTAACGCTCCGCGCAGAGACCGGACTGACGAACGCGACCGCTGGGACGCCCGTCGACGACGGGACCGTGAGCCACGAACTGACGCTTCGGTTCGAAGCGACGCGTGAGGGCGCGGCGTTCTGGAACGAGACCCGGACGCTCGTCGACGAGTCGCCGGCGGTCGAGAACGGCGTCGCGAGATCGAACGCGACCGTCGACGTCGAATCCGTTCGCGATCGGCAGCGCCAACTCGAGCGCGAACTGTCCGGCGTCGGGTCCGTCGACGTCCATCTCGAGTTCCGCGCCACCTACGAGACGGGCGCGGGACAGGGGGTCCAGGAGACGTCGACGACGCTCGAGGTGACCGACGACGCCTACTGGCTGAGCGACTCGCTGTCCGCGTCGGACGAACAGCGCTACCAGACGGGGACGACGGAGACGACCGAGTCTCGGAACCTCGGGCTGATCGCCGGCCTCTCGCTGCTCGGGACGCTCTCGCTGGCCGGCGCCGCCGTCGTCGCCCGTCGCTCGCCGATCGACGAGGCGGCCGCCCGCCGGGCCGTCCACGAGCAGCGCTACGCCGAGTGGATCTCGCGGGGGTCGATCCCGATGTGGATCGGCGACTACCACGTCTCGCTCGATACCCTGGAGGACGTCGTCGACGTCGCGATCGACACGAACGAGCGCGTCGTCCACGACACCCAGCGCGGACTGTTCGCCGTCGTCAACGACGGCGTGGTCTACTACTACAGCGATCGGGGACTCTGGGAGGAAACCGCCTGGCCAGAGATGGACCTCGACGACGGCTCCGCGGTCGTCGACGCCGACGCGCCGCGGAGCCCGGAGGAGCTCGAACTCGAGGGAAGCGACGAGTTCGCGGACCCGGACGACGGGTTCGACGACGACGCGGACGTCTGGCGAAAGCTCTGA
- a CDS encoding MarR family transcriptional regulator, whose product MAETDGEDIEDLPPSAKLVFKVLEYDGPLTQKQIVEESMLSARTVRYALERLEEIGIVDEDIYFADARQSLYRLEEPVAADGNGVEESPKKDACCAE is encoded by the coding sequence ATGGCAGAGACCGACGGGGAGGACATCGAAGATTTGCCACCGAGCGCCAAACTGGTTTTCAAGGTTCTCGAGTACGACGGGCCGCTGACCCAGAAACAGATCGTCGAGGAATCGATGCTGTCGGCCCGAACCGTCCGCTACGCGCTCGAGCGGTTAGAGGAGATCGGAATCGTCGACGAGGATATCTACTTCGCCGACGCACGCCAGAGTCTCTATCGACTCGAGGAGCCGGTGGCAGCCGACGGAAACGGCGTCGAGGAGTCCCCGAAGAAGGACGCCTGCTGCGCCGAATAA
- a CDS encoding NAD+ synthase, with the protein MGAERKTIVDAGIGCTTGTFITDRPGLELVRSRIIDDIRTTVEDAGATGVVVAMSGGIDSTATAELAVEALGSDRVLGLGLPCHKSERTGVSEARTIAEGLGIEFREIQLRPVLEAFKETAAIELESQDDGDDGRPDERNHAFGNVIARLRMCCAYYAANRQHRLVLGTANRSELLLGYFTKYGDGAADAYPLGDLYKTEVRALAKRIGVPRRIVSKEPSAGFWADQTDADELGATYDVIDPLLQRLVDEDESIEDAAATLEIDRETARSIAWLCAETEHKRSLPPTPGIADRGAEQPPARQ; encoded by the coding sequence ATGGGCGCTGAGAGGAAGACGATCGTCGACGCTGGAATCGGATGCACGACCGGGACGTTCATCACTGATCGGCCGGGACTCGAGCTCGTCCGCTCGCGGATCATCGACGACATCCGGACGACGGTTGAGGACGCGGGCGCCACGGGCGTCGTCGTCGCGATGAGCGGCGGAATCGATTCGACGGCGACCGCGGAACTGGCCGTCGAGGCCCTCGGCAGCGATCGAGTTCTCGGGCTCGGGCTCCCCTGCCACAAGAGCGAACGGACCGGCGTGAGCGAGGCCAGAACGATCGCCGAAGGGCTGGGCATCGAGTTTCGAGAGATCCAGTTGCGGCCGGTCCTCGAGGCGTTCAAGGAGACGGCTGCGATCGAACTCGAGAGTCAAGATGACGGCGACGATGGCCGTCCCGACGAACGTAACCACGCGTTCGGCAACGTGATCGCGCGGCTGCGGATGTGCTGTGCCTACTACGCGGCGAACCGCCAGCACAGGCTCGTGCTCGGCACCGCCAACCGGTCCGAGCTGCTGCTGGGGTATTTCACCAAGTACGGCGACGGGGCGGCCGACGCGTATCCGCTCGGCGACCTCTACAAGACCGAAGTGCGGGCGCTCGCGAAGCGAATCGGCGTTCCGCGCCGGATCGTCAGCAAGGAGCCGTCGGCGGGATTCTGGGCGGACCAGACCGACGCCGACGAACTCGGGGCCACCTACGACGTCATCGATCCGCTGTTACAGCGGCTCGTCGACGAGGACGAGTCGATCGAGGACGCCGCGGCGACGCTCGAGATCGACCGCGAGACGGCGCGGTCGATCGCCTGGCTCTGTGCCGAAACCGAGCACAAGCGATCGCTGCCGCCGACGCCCGGAATCGCCGACCGCGGCGCCGAGCAACCGCCGGCGAGACAGTAA